The Verrucomicrobium spinosum DSM 4136 = JCM 18804 DNA segment ACCATGAAGATCGAAACTCCCCCCGCTCCAGACGACGTACCCGCAGCTCTCCAGCTTCTCCAGGACGCTCTTGGAGAAGAAGAGGCTCGCATTCGCAAAGAGGGGTCCAAGGCAATGGAGGGAGGTGACTACGACACCGCCACAACAGTGATCGATTTTGCCAGACGACTGCTGGCATTCCAGAAAAAAGTCGCGGGATTGGAGAACGAATGGGCCGAGCTTGAAGACCTGCGTGATAAGGCCACGCCCGCCGTTCAGGAAATTGTTAGCAAGCGCTTCTTTGGCCAAAGTAAGAAGGGCGACATTACTTCCCAGGACGATTATTGCGGACCGGTTCTCCGTGTGCTTATTGAGATGGGCGGCAGCGGCAAGACCAAGGATGTCATTACGAAGGTGGGACAGGCCATGAAAGGCAACTTCAAGCCCAAGGACTACGAGAAGACCACCAGCCGAGCGCGAGAGCCCCGTTGTGAAAACACCACCCGCTGGGCACGGCAGAAGATGGTGGACGACGGTCGAATGAAGTCAGACAGCCCCACGGGAGTCTGGGAAATCTCCGACAAGGGACGTGCGTGGCTGAAGAGGTCCGCAGTGTAACAATCGAATCCTGAAAATGGGAGGCACTCCAGTCGATTAGATCGCTTAGATGAAAGCGGCCCCATCACCGCGCCAACTGCTCCCCGACCTGCTCGCACAACGTCATAAACGTCTGCTCCGCGAGCGACACGGGCTTCTGCTTCATATGGGCCACGACCCACTGACGCTTGATCCTTGACCGCACCAGCGGCAGCGAGACCAATTCACCGGACTTGATCTCCGCGGGCGCGGTCCAGGCGGCGACCATGGCGACGCCTAGGCCGAGTTTGACGAGTTCCTTGATGGCCTCGGTGTTGCCGAGTTCGATGAAGGACTTGGGG contains these protein-coding regions:
- a CDS encoding winged helix-turn-helix domain-containing protein — its product is MKIETPPAPDDVPAALQLLQDALGEEEARIRKEGSKAMEGGDYDTATTVIDFARRLLAFQKKVAGLENEWAELEDLRDKATPAVQEIVSKRFFGQSKKGDITSQDDYCGPVLRVLIEMGGSGKTKDVITKVGQAMKGNFKPKDYEKTTSRAREPRCENTTRWARQKMVDDGRMKSDSPTGVWEISDKGRAWLKRSAV